GGCCCGTGGGTGCAAGGATTTGTTCTGCGGATCTGGCCATTGTTTGCAGAAAAATACGACCAGTGTCGCCCACTCCCCCAAAACACTGTTGAGGTTTAATTCCAACCTATAAACCctgtcaaaacaaaaacaacctgCCAAAAATCAAACTGCATTTAACGCCCCCTCCCGCCCACCTATCGTATAAAATAAATTCTATATATGTGAATCGTTGCGGTCGCTGTAAAATGTACATTGCTGTGAAAACTGTCCAGAAAAAAGAGATTTCCTGTAACAGAAGATATGTTGATGCTTGTATTACGATCCAttgaggggggtggggggagaaaaaataataaattcagaAATAAAATATACTCTGCAAAATAGATACAATTATGACTGGGTATTtgaggaggaaaacaaaacGATAAAAAAGGTACATCGTGTCAACTCACTTTTAATTTTTAGCCAcatttaaaatcttaaaaatattcataaaaaGGCAAAGTCCCCAAAAATATTGTGTCATAGACTAAGGAAGAAATATCTTCAACCTGAAACACTGCCCTTCCACCTTTTTGTACACAATTGgcaaaaatatatagatatatattaacAGCAATAACTTAccattgttttaatttattcatttattgactTCTAAGATTTATGTTGCATCTCCCATAGGAAGGAAGCTTCAGTTCATATTTATACAtcacaaaaatatttaaataaaaaataaaaacttctaAAAGCCCAAAAGCTGTAGTCCCGCCTCGCTCTCCTTTCATGGCAGTTTGTGATTTGGGGCGACTGATCAGAGCGTCGAGACGGAGAGACAGTCGAGGCTACATAAGGTCTAAACTGTTGTGGTTAATGTTCGTTCCCAGCTCCTggttgttgttgctgccgtTGTTATTCCCCCCCAACATGTCCGACTGTCCCCCCTGCCCGCCGTGCATCCCCGTCATCCCGCTCAGCTGGGACATGATGGAGTTCTGGTCCGAGCTGAACTGACCGGGATCTACAGAACTACCCGGCTGAGATAACGCTTGGGGTTGCGGAGGTTGGGGCGGCGCCATGCTGGGGTGATGTTGGCCTAAGTGGCCCGGGTGGGGCGAGCCGGTCTGGGTCTGCGGCGAGATGCGATGAGGCGagggctgaggctgaggctgggACGAGGGCTGCATGCGTGGGGACGGGCTGGAGTGCGGCGGCTGCGACTGCGGCCTCGGCGACGGCTGGGGCGACCTGACCTGGCTGCTGAGCGACCCCGCTGGACCGTGTCCACCTTGTCCCTGGAGATGGTGCGGGGACTGCGCCATCTGCTGTTGAGGACTCATGGGACTGCTGTGCTGCGCTGGAGAGCCCCCGcccagatgctgctgctgctgttgcaggAGCCTCTGGTGGATGTTCTGGTGGAGCATGCTTTGGGTTGTCTGCGGCAGTGGGGGCCCGCCGCCCCCGCCGCCGACTCCACCTTGCTGTTGCTGCCCCGGCCCTGGTCCCACTTGTCCAGGCTGGAGTGGAGGCCCTCCTGGTCCTCCTGTGCCTCCACCGGGCCCTCCGTCTTGTCCTTGAAGCCCACCCATTGtattttgctgctgctgttgttgttgttgttgttgttgttgttgttgttgctgctgctgttgctgcatcTGCATCTGATGCTGGAGCCGCTGCTGGAGCGCTGCAGCTACTTGCGACATGGAGTTTGGGTAGCCTTGCTGCTGTCCCGGCCCGCCCTGTGGtcctccctgctgctgctggggacCCCCTACGCCTCCACCCCCAGGCTGGGGTTGGGAAGAGGGGGGTATCCCTGGCTGTCCCTGGCCAGGCTGCATGAAACCTTGCTGGCCTTGTTGCTGGAGTCCTTGAGGCTGCTGGAACTGCCCGTGGTTTCccatctgttgttgttgttgttgctgttgctgttgttgtcgctgctgctgctgctgcaggtgtcTCCTCATCAACAGCTCTCTGAACTGCGGCGTCATATTGGTGATGTTGCCTTGCTGCATTGCTCCCTCCCTTGCTTGCATTGctccctgttgttgttgttgttgctgctgctgctgctgctgtaatgcAGCCATTTGCTGTTGCTGTAGATTCCCAGGCAACATTGGgcgctgctgttgctgttgttgttgctgctgctgttgttgttgttgctgctgctgctgctgctgttgttgtagctGCTGAAGCTGAGCCATGGTGGGCATAttccctcctcctgctccaccCTGAGCCATGCTCATCCCTGGCTGGCCTGCCTGGTTCACATTAACCTGCTGCTGTCCATCCATGTTAGCCCCTCCTAGAACGGGCAGTACTCCAGCAGCCCCTGCGAACCTCACCCCTCCAGGGCCCCCATTTGGAGGCCCTACCACTCCTCCAGGGCCACCCTGACCACCTTGGTACCTGGCTGCTCTCTGCCTGATAAAAGCGGCCATAAGGGTCGGGTTGGAACGAAGGATGTTGAGGACTTGTTGCTGTTGAAGGGGTGAGCTCGGAGAGCGCAGTGTTCTCAGGAGGTCTTGTAGTGCTGCCTGGGGTAGGTTTCCTGACGCGGCTGCAGCCGCTATTGAATTAGGCGCCCCTGCTGCCCCTCCTGATACACCCATTACCTGCATCAGCCCGCGGTTTCCTGGTTGCGGCTGTTGCTGattcatctgctgctgctgttgctgagTAACCGCTGGCTGCGGTGCCATGTGACCCATCATGGCTTGCCGTTGTTGTTGGTTCATGGCTGGTCCGCCAGCACCCCACTGCTGGTTTGCTGGCTGAAGTTGTCCACCACCTCCCTGCTGGActtgctggagctgctgctgaactTGAGGCGGCAACTGCGACTGGGGGCCGCCTTGCTGCATCCCCGCTAGCATTCCCTGTTGCTGAGGGTCTAACATAGTCCTGCCAACAACTCCCGGTGCCTGGGGGGTCATGCCTTGGGCCCCAATGTGGGGCATGCCCATCTGGGCCTGGGTGTTCTGGTGGTGAGGATGCTGGGGTATCATGCCCCCCTGTCCCAAGCCACGTATCTGGGCTTGGGCCTGGGCCTGAGCCATCTGTCTCTGGTTCTCTGCTAGGCGCTGGATTTTTAGGGCCGTCTCTACAGCAGCCAGAGGGGGCCCTTGCTGCTGGCCTTGTACAGGCATGGACCCCGGGCCCTGGTTGGGTTGCTGCTGCTGGGGTGGGGTGGCTGGACCCAGGCCAGGTTTACCCAGGGACGGGTGGAGAGGAGAAGCCCCAGGCGGTCTGGGGTTGTACGGAGGCAAACCAccagggtgctgctgctgctggacattgggaggctgctgctggagctgaggcACCATCTGCTGCTGAGGAGAGTTCATCatcccccctccacctcctccacccactTGCTGAAACTGATGGAGATGATGTTGAGGGGGCATGGCACCACCTTGCTGTTGAACCTGCTGTTGCTGGCCTGGGGTTCCCATTCCTCCCATTCCACCCATCCCAACTCCTTGCTGCTGCGGAAGTGCAGGCATGTTCCCCTGGGTGGGCGTCTGTGGGGTAGGAGGTTGCGTGCCCACAGATGTAGGGGTACCAGGACCGGTTGCTCCGTTGTTGGCTCCTGGAGAAGGCAGGCCGTTGCCCCCGGGAGCTCCTCCAGGAGCAGGCTGGCCCACTCTCTGCATGCTGGCCATCCTCCTCCGTAGCATCTGGGCTTGCTGGAGCcggtgctgcagctgctgctgccggagCTTGTGCTTGATGTTTAGGCAGAACGGAACCGGACACTTGTTCTCCTGACAGTGCTTGGCGTGGTAGCAACACAACGCGATGAGCTGCTTGCAGATGGGGCAGCCACCGTTGGTTTTCCTCTTGCAGCTTTTCGTGTGCTGAACGACGCGTTTCATCTTCTGGCAGGACGGCAGAGAGCAGTTTGCGTTTCGACACTGGCAGGCGTGGACGAGGGACTGGATGCAGCGCTGGATGCTGAGGCGACGGGAGTCTCCGGGGCTCTGAGTGGTTGCGGCGGCCTGGTTGTTGCTCTCGTCGTCCAACCCGAGGCCTAACTTCTCCATCTTGTGCACATGGCCCTTAGTGTTGTAGCACGTGATGCAGAGGTCGTAATCCTGTGAGGGATGGcatgaaaacaaatgtttagACGCGATATGTAGCAGGTTTACATTAACGTAAATCCAATAATGTACGTATTTTTCGGGACCCACCAAAACAACACCTCCCGAACTCACCTCGCAGACGGTACAGTGGAAGCGAGTCTCCACGTGGTGCTTACACTCATTACAAGTGTAGACGAAGCGGTCCTGGCTTTGGTTATGCAACTCCACCAGCATGCACATGGAGCTCCACATGGACCTCCTCAGCGAGCTGAACTCTAGGTGTTTGTCTCGGGCCAGTGTCAGGAAAGCGTCGCGGCCGTCCATGAGGTCACACGCCATAAGGGGATCCGGATCCGTAATAGGGGGTAAGGCATTCGCCATGGGTGCTGCGATCAGCCGGATCACGAAGAACACCTAGGACAGGAAAAAGAGGGGCGAACAGATGAGGGACAGGGGGTGAAATGCCGTCTTTTAAAGCAACTGGTGCCAGAAAATCTAGTCAATAATTGAGCTTTCTTCCAGTCCACTCATTCCACTCCTTAAGTAAATTGCTTGAGAGTGATAATATGTAGGCATTTAAATAAGCATGAGAGGGGCGCCAGTTAGCTCACcgggtagagcgggcgccccatGTATCAATTAGGCGAGTCCTTGCTGCAGTGGCccagggttcgaatccgacctgtggccctttctgcATTGTCATCCCATTTCACCACTATCACTATCACTCTCAATAAAAGGCataaaaagccccaaaaaatgaTCTTTATAAATAAGCATGAGTGATGTatcatttccttttttcatacctctttgtgtttttccaTACAGGCATAGAGTTTCTGTGAAAGGTCATTGGAGACATTGGGCATCCCTGGCTTCTTCTTATTGGCTCGGCTCAGGCTGCTCTTGTTCTTACTCGTCTtcttgttgttcttcttctttgcatTTTTACTGTCACCTTTTGTGTCCTGCACAAGAAAGAAGGGGAATATCAGTGATCAACAAGAAACCTTCTTCTTCATAATTCCAACCGCTCTTCAGGACCGATTTGATAGATCTTCGCATTCTTACATCAATACTCTCATTGGACGTGCTgttctcctccctcttcctctcctcctcctcctgctccagctcTTTGATGCTCTCCTCCAACACATTGGGCCAAAAGTCGCCCTCGAAGTAAGGCAACTCCTTGGCACTGGTCAAACGATCCTCTGTCGCCTGCTTGAAGACATCCTTTTGGGGTAAATTGAAAATAAAGTTAGCGTTTTGCACGGGCGGTATTCAAATCAGGCCTTCCTATCAGCTACAccgttacatttatttataatgaaGTTAATCTTCCCTGCTGTGCTACATACACACTGGAGGAGAAAAATAGCCATGGGCtggtttaaaaaatgacaatgcCAGTACCAATATGattacccttaaagtgatacgataccaatagagtacttcattcaatacccatcatgtgaatggaagctgcGTGTGTCCAACTGGCTAATCGCTGCCGCACTGCACAgcgctcatacagcggttaccgCCGACCCACGGTGGCGGGATCACGTTGTCGCGAAAGCATAGCGCCCACCCCCCCGGTAaaaactgttagctctgtcagcactgctgCCGTTGTTAGCGCTGTTACACTGTTAGCTAGCCGCCGGCTCAGACATCTCAATGTTCAGAGCCGTGTGCAAGCGGACAACCCCAGCTGGATGGTTTGTAGCTGCTGCGGGAGTGGGCCGATCATACGTCACATTAAATCGAAGAACCCCTATGGTGATCGGCTGCGAACAAAACCATACAAatagttcttttttttctagatctgggcacCAAAAGGGTCGATTGCAGGCATTGTTGGACTGGAGAAGTATCAATTCTACTTGCTACAGAGTTATTTCGGTCGATACCTTAAAAGTTAGCGAGTCTCGATACCTAGCCCTAGGTTAGAAAAGTAGCTGGTAAAGTAATCCCAAAAATGACCATTCCTCCAATATATATAAGAATACAGATGAACATTGCCTCTCTACCTTGTAATCGTGCACTATCCGCTCCGCCACAGCTTTGTCTAACATCTTCTTGTACCACTCTTGGAGGCGTTTGGGCTTTGGGATCTTCTGATCTGCAGGGTGACAGTGGAAGATGTAGTCGTCCCCTTCACTAGGTGGGCAAGCCCAGATGTGCCCAGTGGTGTAGCTGAGGAGGACATGCGAGAGACATGCGTACACAATGAGCAAAATCCATTTACAGACTAAAGTAAGCTTTGCGATGGGACAAgtcagaataataataaaaaaaaaaaaatttaaaaaaaagaagaatttgcaTAAGCATTCATATTATCATgtccaaaataaatgtcatCTGTGAGCAGCAGCACTCACCCCAACTTCCTGACATATTCCAAGTAGCCGATGAGGACTTCATGGTAGACTGCTGTTCTTAGAGCGCGAGGCCGGAAGAAGTGCACGCTGTCTAGGTAGGAGATGTATACTCGCCTGAGTGGGTGAAAgaggaaataataatatatcacaaCAGCTGAAATGTAACTTATTATGTATAATTATAGCTTATAAAATTCATGTTTCTAATATGGTGATATCCTTACCTCTGGTTGGGCTGAGGGCAGTCCGATCCGTACTCTTGAACGTGCATACCAAAGAAGCAGACGTCTGCTCCGTCAATGTCCTCGAACGCGAAAAGGGCTTTTGTCCTGTATGGGAAAGACTCCGACATCTCTCCACTGTCCACAAATCTGgagacaaaaacataaaacatctaAACTCAATGACTGTAAAATAGATTATCAGAAAATATATCTGCATTAATCAAATATTAGCCAGCTACTCTGCACTGAGTTCTCACTTTGAGCAAGTcaaacagaaaatatttgatttgattctaAACACAAATTCTTTTAATTTCTGTACAGCGGAATTTTCATGATGGATATTATCATTAAGTCTGTTTCTATTTGACACACAAATGTGGTTGTAAGCAGGAAACCAGATGGGCGTCTCCAACTCTAATGTGTCTTGTTCTTGTACCTGGACTTCATGCCTGGTTTGACCTCCACCACTTTGTCAGAGACGTGGACGACGCGAATGGAGACTTCCCCGGCGTCCGGGTAGACCTGACGCTTCAGGAAGTCGTTCACCCTTATCTCTAGGTAACTGCCCAACTTTGTCTGAGGCAACCCT
The genomic region above belongs to Sebastes fasciatus isolate fSebFas1 chromosome 20, fSebFas1.pri, whole genome shotgun sequence and contains:
- the ep300a gene encoding histone acetyltransferase p300 isoform X5, whose amino-acid sequence is MAENVLDSGPPSAKRPKLSSPALSASASDGNDFGSLFDLEHDLPDELISSNEPGLVNGGDLSQLHTTLGGGPAGLGPGGGGGGPGGMGLGLGGGQDAVAKHKQLSELLRSGAPTSTQQGHQGAMGSPGGPSAMGQHLANMKASPGQGPQQMMGQGQQHLSPQQQANMMQQQQNAAAGMMGGMNRAMMGAQQKGNNGQQQPGMIGSQVMNGSPRMGFGNQGMGGNSNLLAETLQQQGAGGQAGMRGQQPGAMNKLGMMGNPGGPFGGPYAGQGNQGLGGAGLGPQLQNKGPMANSLAQFNVDKKNQPMQGMAAMGSQQSQTGVGGPSVAPVGGSPGMVPNAQAGLVGPGAQVSAASAAAGAPPTADPEKRKLIQQQLVLLLHAHKCQRREQANGEVRQCNLPHCRTMKNVLNHMTHCQAGKSCQVAHCASSRQIISHWKNCTRHDCPVCLPLKNAGDKRNPQCESLLSAAAAGLGSSLGAVPGGQPSTPNLNPPSQIDPSSIERAYAALGLTYQGNQIQVQTTQPNMSNQGLPGQAGMRSLNPMGTNPMGVNGGVGSSPQSQQASLLQDTMMHLNVNSQGLMNDSGGVGSMPTAGPPSSSGMRKSWHEDITQDLRNHLVHKLVQAIFPTPDPAALKDRRMENLVAYARKVEGDMYESANSRAEYYHLLAEKIYKIQKELEEKRRTRLQKQGLGIGMGQPPTGLPPISVLTDGPLPDPSMVRPAGPNQMVSRMQVPGMNQFNQMGMQSMAQRSTPPLPIGAPGNQMGMVAPRMGQPNVNQLQNQYLSQGQFPGSGPGVGPAQPGMTQPGAQSSMAQTQMGTPPSLPVASPLAQPGSVGGPGSVSAVGPMGPQSVGGGGPNSVVGAPSMTPPNANQQPNSIPHLAAMRGSPSPAHSRSPTPHQTPPRLAGSQTPQPHTPNAPQLGPPSVPQQNQLSQGPGSNKPLQQQQMGSAGSTTPSHPGMASSSMPHGAQLPRTPLSQKGSFPADSQALTPASVSSLDASSQQPQSNASAANLDPKMEIKQQDDEDESDPGSCSKGGKLSNIKMEEKPVKIELKKEECFGEGGKGLSMDTSTTKPVASIKTEDRKPEIKKEVKEEEETSEAATPTPVKKKIFKPEELRQALMPTLESLYRQDPESLPFRMPVDPQLLCIPDYFDIVKTPMDLSTIKRKLDTGQYQDPWQYVDDIWLMFNNAWLYNRKTSRVYKYCSKLAEVFEQEIDPVMQSLGYCCGRKLEFSPQTLCCYGKQLCTIPRDAAYFSYQNRYHFCEKCFNEIQGETVSLGDDPTQPQTSINKEQFEKKKNDTLDPELLVECMDCGRRMHQICVLHHETIWPSGFVCDGCLKKTNKTRKENKYSAKRLPQTKLGSYLEIRVNDFLKRQVYPDAGEVSIRVVHVSDKVVEVKPGMKSRFVDSGEMSESFPYRTKALFAFEDIDGADVCFFGMHVQEYGSDCPQPNQRRVYISYLDSVHFFRPRALRTAVYHEVLIGYLEYVRKLGYTTGHIWACPPSEGDDYIFHCHPADQKIPKPKRLQEWYKKMLDKAVAERIVHDYKDVFKQATEDRLTSAKELPYFEGDFWPNVLEESIKELEQEEEERKREENSTSNESIDDTKGDSKNAKKKNNKKTSKNKSSLSRANKKKPGMPNVSNDLSQKLYACMEKHKEVFFVIRLIAAPMANALPPITDPDPLMACDLMDGRDAFLTLARDKHLEFSSLRRSMWSSMCMLVELHNQSQDRFVYTCNECKHHVETRFHCTVCEDYDLCITCYNTKGHVHKMEKLGLGLDDESNNQAAATTQSPGDSRRLSIQRCIQSLVHACQCRNANCSLPSCQKMKRVVQHTKSCKRKTNGGCPICKQLIALCCYHAKHCQENKCPVPFCLNIKHKLRQQQLQHRLQQAQMLRRRMASMQRVGQPAPGGAPGGNGLPSPGANNGATGPGTPTSVGTQPPTPQTPTQGNMPALPQQQGVGMGGMGGMGTPGQQQQVQQQGGAMPPQHHLHQFQQVGGGGGGGMMNSPQQQMVPQLQQQPPNVQQQQHPGGLPPYNPRPPGASPLHPSLGKPGLGPATPPQQQQPNQGPGSMPVQGQQQGPPLAAVETALKIQRLAENQRQMAQAQAQAQIRGLGQGGMIPQHPHHQNTQAQMGMPHIGAQGMTPQAPGVVGRTMLDPQQQGMLAGMQQGGPQSQLPPQVQQQLQQVQQGGGGQLQPANQQWGAGGPAMNQQQRQAMMGHMAPQPAVTQQQQQQMNQQQPQPGNRGLMQVMGVSGGAAGAPNSIAAAAASGNLPQAALQDLLRTLRSPSSPLQQQQVLNILRSNPTLMAAFIRQRAARYQGGQGGPGGVVGPPNGGPGGVRFAGAAGVLPVLGGANMDGQQQVNVNQAGQPGMSMAQGGAGGGNMPTMAQLQQLQQQQQQQQQQQQQQQQQQQQQQRPMLPGNLQQQQMAALQQQQQQQQQQQQGAMQAREGAMQQGNITNMTPQFRELLMRRHLQQQQQRQQQQQQQQQQQMGNHGQFQQPQGLQQQGQQGFMQPGQGQPGIPPSSQPQPGGGGVGGPQQQQGGPQGGPGQQQGYPNSMSQVAAALQQRLQHQMQMQQQQQQQQQQQQQQQQQQQQNTMGGLQGQDGGPGGGTGGPGGPPLQPGQVGPGPGQQQQGGVGGGGGGPPLPQTTQSMLHQNIHQRLLQQQQQHLGGGSPAQHSSPMSPQQQMAQSPHHLQGQGGHGPAGSLSSQVRSPQPSPRPQSQPPHSSPSPRMQPSSQPQPQPSPHRISPQTQTGSPHPGHLGQHHPSMAPPQPPQPQALSQPGSSVDPGQFSSDQNSIMSQLSGMTGMHGGQGGQSDMLGGNNNGSNNNQELGTNINHNSLDLM
- the ep300a gene encoding histone acetyltransferase p300 isoform X1, with protein sequence MAENVLDSGPPSAKRPKLSSPALSASASDGNDFGSLFDLEHDLPDELISSNEPGLVNGGDLSQLHTTLGGGPAGLGPGGGGGGPGGMGLGLGGGQDAVAKHKQLSELLRSGAPTSTQQGHQGAMGSPGGPSAMGQHLANMKASPGQGPQQMMGQGQQHLSPQQQANMMQQQQNAAAGMMGGMNRAMMGAQQKGNNGQQQPGMIGSQVMNGSPRMGFGNQGMGGNSNLLAETLQQQGAGGQAGMRGQQPGAMNKLGMMGNPGGPFGGPYAGQGNQGLGGAGLGPQLQNKGPMANSLAQFNVDKKNQPMQGMAAMGSQQSQTGVGGPSVAPVGGSPGMVPNAQAGLVGPGAQVSAASAAAGAPPTADPEKRKLIQQQLVLLLHAHKCQRREQANGEVRQCNLPHCRTMKNVLNHMTHCQAGKSCQVAHCASSRQIISHWKNCTRHDCPVCLPLKNAGDKRNPQCESLLSAAAAGLGSSLGAVPGGQPSTPNLNPPSQIDPSSIERAYAALGLTYQGNQIQVQTTQPNMSNQGLPGQAGMRSLNPMGTNPMGVNGGVGSSPQSQQASLLQDTMMHLNVNSQGLMNDSGGVGSMPTAGPPSSSGMRKSWHEDITQDLRNHLVHKLVQAIFPTPDPAALKDRRMENLVAYARKVEGDMYESANSRAEYYHLLAEKIYKIQKELEEKRRTRLQKQGLGIGMGQPPTGLPPISVLTDGPLPDPSMVRPAGPNQMVSRMQVPGMNQFNQMGMQSMAQRSTPPLPIGAPGNQMGMVAPRMGQPNVNQLQNQYLSQGQFPGSGPGVGPAQPGMTQPGAQSSMAQTQMGTPPSLPVASPLAQPGSVGGPGSVSAVGPMGPQSVGGGGPNSVVGAPSMTPPNANQQPNSIPHLAAMRGSPSPAHSRSPTPHQTPPRLAGSQTPQPHTPNAPQLGPPSVPQQNQLSQGPGSNKPLQQQQMGSAGSTTPSHPGMASSSMPHGAQLPRTPLSQKGSFPADSQALTPASVSSLDASSQQPQSNASAANLDPKMEIKQQDDEDESDPGSCSKGGKLSNIKMEEKPVKIELKKEECFGEGGKGLSMDTSTTKPVASIKTEDRKPEIKKEVKEEEETSEAATPTPVKKKIFKPEELRQALMPTLESLYRQDPESLPFRMPVDPQLLCIPDYFDIVKTPMDLSTIKRKLDTGQYQDPWQYVDDIWLMFNNAWLYNRKTSRVYKYCSKLAEVFEQEIDPVMQSLGYCCGRKLEFSPQTLCCYGKQLCTIPRDAAYFSYQNRSPKFGLVADRYHFCEKCFNEIQGETVSLGDDPTQPQTSINKEQFEKKKNDTLDPELLVECMDCGRRMHQICVLHHETIWPSGFVCDGCLKKTNKTRKENKYSAKRLPQTKLGSYLEIRVNDFLKRQVYPDAGEVSIRVVHVSDKVVEVKPGMKSRFVDSGEMSESFPYRTKALFAFEDIDGADVCFFGMHVQEYGSDCPQPNQRRVYISYLDSVHFFRPRALRTAVYHEVLIGYLEYVRKLGYTTGHIWACPPSEGDDYIFHCHPADQKIPKPKRLQEWYKKMLDKAVAERIVHDYKDVFKQATEDRLTSAKELPYFEGDFWPNVLEESIKELEQEEEERKREENSTSNESIDDTKGDSKNAKKKNNKKTSKNKSSLSRANKKKPGMPNVSNDLSQKLYACMEKHKEVFFVIRLIAAPMANALPPITDPDPLMACDLMDGRDAFLTLARDKHLEFSSLRRSMWSSMCMLVELHNQSQDRFVYTCNECKHHVETRFHCTVCEDYDLCITCYNTKGHVHKMEKLGLGLDDESNNQAAATTQSPGDSRRLSIQRCIQSLVHACQCRNANCSLPSCQKMKRVVQHTKSCKRKTNGGCPICKQLIALCCYHAKHCQENKCPVPFCLNIKHKLRQQQLQHRLQQAQMLRRRMASMQRVGQPAPGGAPGGNGLPSPGANNGATGPGTPTSVGTQPPTPQTPTQGNMPALPQQQGVGMGGMGGMGTPGQQQQVQQQGGAMPPQHHLHQFQQVGGGGGGGMMNSPQQQMVPQLQQQPPNVQQQQHPGGLPPYNPRPPGASPLHPSLGKPGLGPATPPQQQQPNQGPGSMPVQGQQQGPPLAAVETALKIQRLAENQRQMAQAQAQAQIRGLGQGGMIPQHPHHQNTQAQMGMPHIGAQGMTPQAPGVVGRTMLDPQQQGMLAGMQQGGPQSQLPPQVQQQLQQVQQGGGGQLQPANQQWGAGGPAMNQQQRQAMMGHMAPQPAVTQQQQQQMNQQQPQPGNRGLMQVMGVSGGAAGAPNSIAAAAASGNLPQAALQDLLRTLRSPSSPLQQQQVLNILRSNPTLMAAFIRQRAARYQGGQGGPGGVVGPPNGGPGGVRFAGAAGVLPVLGGANMDGQQQVNVNQAGQPGMSMAQGGAGGGNMPTMAQLQQLQQQQQQQQQQQQQQQQQQQQQQRPMLPGNLQQQQMAALQQQQQQQQQQQQGAMQAREGAMQQGNITNMTPQFRELLMRRHLQQQQQRQQQQQQQQQQQMGNHGQFQQPQGLQQQGQQGFMQPGQGQPGIPPSSQPQPGGGGVGGPQQQQGGPQGGPGQQQGYPNSMSQVAAALQQRLQHQMQMQQQQQQQQQQQQQQQQQQQQNTMGGLQGQDGGPGGGTGGPGGPPLQPGQVGPGPGQQQQGGVGGGGGGPPLPQTTQSMLHQNIHQRLLQQQQQHLGGGSPAQHSSPMSPQQQMAQSPHHLQGQGGHGPAGSLSSQVRSPQPSPRPQSQPPHSSPSPRMQPSSQPQPQPSPHRISPQTQTGSPHPGHLGQHHPSMAPPQPPQPQALSQPGSSVDPGQFSSDQNSIMSQLSGMTGMHGGQGGQSDMLGGNNNGSNNNQELGTNINHNSLDLM